From Mycoplasmopsis gallinacea, the proteins below share one genomic window:
- a CDS encoding MIP family Ig-specific serine endopeptidase, with protein sequence MIIQKFRKLILIVISLVFGTSAFFSCNSPKSNTLVSEKSTNKEVYNNALESENSFNNKAENPTENTQENNSNDDERTNENSNLDNESVAGESQETTNNQNDENASDLVEKETINKENPNLQEENNKELEGTSNTNNSENDNNVLEDNTQLPSGENNKENNSTPINEPNQNDQNSNNPSDQEVSSHDDESQSGNNLESNNEHTNDQFLENNVNENQKSSENSNSNNNVEQTNGVENVVYDSPEESSATEDANSSKTAEYYYNEFPNAYKYNDAVPNYYKLSTNNEYLDQIRKRSFSLVTYFDDGTYTAGTLWLLDYKLIKEKDEYKLFFGTNYHVAVELFSKFDYPEYRQPNRNKAISRLFIAIGNSNSVFNGKLEYMEISLDNLPRTFFLSRNFMKREAYPDYVENKVYYTDFAVIEWDLKVSKYSKVKKNIPILKQLVIEAPRLIDESIAKVKNNDISMFNKEIPYSSYDYRSFWQARANMIGVDNLGNLNEVNTYEKAQEISNFLGNILKDNRDLKYRYRPNSLFVYGFPSYSAQRQGIFSNVLDKDLNSLNRSDWYGKKEVPFLPLDEFHNKQIADHGAKFNGEDLPYFYGVAYRSDQANKSVGGVSGSLVINQDALPIGVLFGALKNDSLVYLNDENEYVTNHTILFIQFVQSAKLWNENGTIYPYNLIDGRDKTKYPLQINSYKEQLDKIYGSEYKTTIFNV encoded by the coding sequence ATGATAATTCAAAAGTTCAGAAAATTAATCTTAATTGTAATTTCACTAGTTTTTGGAACTAGTGCGTTTTTTAGTTGCAATTCACCAAAATCAAATACTTTAGTTAGTGAAAAATCCACAAATAAAGAAGTATATAACAATGCTTTAGAAAGTGAGAATTCATTTAATAATAAAGCTGAAAACCCTACTGAAAACACTCAAGAAAATAATTCTAATGATGATGAGAGAACCAATGAAAATTCTAATTTAGATAATGAGAGTGTAGCAGGTGAATCGCAAGAAACTACTAATAATCAAAATGATGAAAATGCCTCAGATTTAGTTGAAAAAGAAACTATCAATAAAGAAAATCCCAACTTACAAGAAGAAAATAATAAAGAGCTTGAAGGAACTTCTAATACTAATAATAGTGAAAATGATAATAATGTTTTAGAAGATAATACTCAGCTTCCAAGTGGTGAAAATAACAAAGAAAATAATTCTACTCCGATTAACGAACCAAACCAAAATGATCAAAATTCAAATAATCCATCAGATCAAGAAGTTAGTTCTCACGATGATGAAAGTCAATCTGGTAATAATCTAGAATCAAACAATGAACACACTAATGATCAATTTTTAGAAAACAATGTTAACGAAAATCAAAAAAGCAGCGAAAATTCAAACTCAAATAATAATGTTGAACAAACAAATGGGGTTGAAAATGTAGTATATGATTCACCTGAAGAAAGTTCTGCTACTGAAGATGCAAATAGCTCTAAAACAGCTGAATATTACTACAATGAGTTTCCAAATGCTTATAAATATAATGACGCGGTTCCTAATTACTACAAATTGAGTACAAATAATGAGTATTTAGATCAAATTAGAAAACGTAGTTTTTCACTAGTAACATACTTTGATGATGGAACTTATACTGCTGGAACTCTTTGATTACTTGATTACAAATTAATTAAAGAAAAAGATGAATACAAGCTATTTTTTGGAACAAACTATCATGTTGCTGTTGAACTTTTTAGCAAATTTGATTATCCAGAATATAGACAGCCAAATAGAAATAAAGCTATTTCTCGTCTGTTTATTGCAATAGGAAATAGTAATTCTGTATTTAATGGTAAGTTAGAATATATGGAAATTTCGCTTGATAATTTACCTAGAACTTTCTTTTTATCTCGTAATTTTATGAAACGAGAAGCTTATCCAGATTATGTTGAAAATAAAGTTTATTACACTGATTTTGCTGTAATTGAATGAGATTTAAAAGTAAGTAAATATTCAAAAGTAAAGAAAAATATACCTATCTTAAAACAATTAGTTATCGAAGCTCCAAGACTAATTGATGAATCAATTGCGAAAGTGAAAAATAATGATATTTCAATGTTTAATAAGGAAATCCCTTATTCAAGCTACGATTATCGTTCATTTTGACAAGCAAGAGCAAATATGATTGGAGTTGATAACTTAGGTAATTTAAACGAAGTAAATACTTATGAAAAAGCACAAGAGATTTCTAATTTTTTAGGTAATATTTTAAAAGATAATAGAGACTTGAAATATCGTTATCGACCAAATTCTCTTTTTGTGTATGGATTTCCTTCATATTCAGCTCAGCGGCAAGGGATTTTTTCTAATGTTTTAGACAAAGATTTAAATTCTTTAAATCGAAGTGATTGATATGGTAAAAAAGAAGTTCCTTTTCTACCACTTGACGAATTTCATAATAAACAAATAGCAGATCATGGAGCTAAATTTAACGGAGAAGATTTACCTTATTTTTATGGAGTAGCTTATCGAAGTGATCAAGCAAATAAAAGCGTTGGTGGTGTAAGCGGAAGCTTGGTTATTAATCAAGATGCGCTGCCAATTGGTGTGCTATTTGGAGCGTTAAAAAATGATTCTTTAGTTTACTTAAATGATGAAAATGAATATGTTACAAATCACACAATTCTTTTTATTCAATTTGTGCAAAGTGCTAAACTTTGAAATGAAAATGGAACAATTTATCCGTACAATTTAATTGATGGAAGAGATAAAACAAAATATCCACTTCAAATTAATTCATATAAAGAACAACTTGATAAAATTTATGGAAGTGAATATAAAACCACTATTTTTAATGTTTAA
- a CDS encoding PTS transporter subunit IIABC — translation MKSLFQKVSFFSRKKEPKNLDNSSSKNVRKVLSKISGAFMLPISVMAIAGFFLGVGAAIASAGVGTGWETFGKFIAQLGDPVFSALPLLFAAAFVIAFTDEAGVAVFAAIIGYFVFNAIQSVFIWDHMVEETKNVKGILEGTTNQEATVSVKESVLKGYTILFGGAGRNPESLKALVGTTLGTKSLQTSVFGGLTVGLVVQWLYNRFHQIQLPQVISFFGGKRFVAIITMPSMIVLAFAYLLLWPWVGVGLSAFGNALGKVPYGFESFIFGFVERALVPFGLHHVFYAPLWYSNAGGDLSESLKVWQDGFVTAKQTMVPGESLTELIKAVSAEPTKYVGDSTTSNALLKFPFNTITWTVNGQGHSLPLFEFVSNELGFKIGRFMDGKFSFMIFGLPGAGLAMILAAPKENRKVALSTVLPSVVTCIVTGVTEPIEFTFLFLAPWLFWGVHAVLCAFSFMFANLAGVHVPMAFSGGLLDLTIYGIIPVQKGTHFWWSLVIGLGYFPIYFGLFFFFIKRFNLETPGRGNNTKLFTKKDFLAKKDGLLGEVDPKALAVVQAYGGLSNITAFNNCASRLRYDVVDASLVDQDALKAAGASGIKVEGQHHVQAIFGPVAEQLNSKIKGQREIIAKWEAENKDKEVAFEQPVVEQQEEVVSESSTVNVEIKTPARGKFLNIEEVNDGVFSAKMMGDGFAIAFEADKVGNVHSPVEGVVDLVFDTKHAYGITTKEGVKMLIHIGIDTVTLNGEGFEALVKAGDSIKAGDLIAKVDLSLLKEKNIQSDVIAVVLSESTHTNVEFVAQIGDEIALDTVVAKVH, via the coding sequence ATGAAGTCTTTATTTCAAAAAGTGTCTTTTTTTTCAAGAAAAAAAGAACCTAAAAATTTAGATAATAGCTCTTCAAAGAATGTTCGTAAGGTACTTTCAAAAATTTCAGGCGCATTCATGTTACCTATTTCTGTTATGGCTATTGCCGGATTTTTCCTTGGAGTTGGAGCCGCAATTGCTAGTGCAGGAGTAGGTACTGGATGAGAAACTTTTGGGAAATTCATTGCCCAATTAGGTGATCCTGTTTTTAGTGCTTTACCACTTCTTTTTGCTGCTGCATTCGTTATAGCTTTCACTGATGAAGCTGGGGTCGCAGTCTTTGCAGCAATTATTGGATACTTTGTATTCAATGCTATTCAAAGCGTATTTATTTGAGATCATATGGTTGAAGAAACCAAAAATGTAAAAGGGATTCTTGAGGGAACAACCAATCAAGAAGCTACAGTTTCAGTTAAAGAATCTGTTCTTAAAGGTTACACAATTCTTTTTGGTGGTGCTGGAAGAAATCCTGAATCTCTTAAAGCATTAGTAGGTACTACTTTAGGTACTAAATCATTACAAACATCAGTATTTGGAGGATTAACAGTTGGTCTTGTTGTTCAATGACTTTACAACCGTTTCCACCAAATTCAATTACCACAAGTTATATCATTCTTTGGAGGAAAACGTTTTGTTGCTATCATAACAATGCCTTCAATGATTGTTTTAGCATTTGCTTACCTTCTTTTATGACCATGAGTAGGGGTTGGTCTTAGTGCTTTTGGTAATGCGTTAGGAAAAGTTCCTTACGGATTTGAATCATTTATTTTCGGATTTGTTGAAAGAGCACTTGTTCCATTTGGATTACATCACGTGTTCTATGCTCCGCTTTGATACTCAAATGCTGGTGGGGATCTTAGTGAGTCATTAAAAGTATGACAAGATGGTTTTGTTACAGCTAAACAAACAATGGTTCCAGGAGAAAGTTTAACTGAACTTATTAAAGCTGTTTCTGCTGAACCTACAAAATATGTTGGTGATTCAACAACTTCAAATGCATTATTAAAATTCCCATTCAACACTATTACATGAACAGTTAATGGGCAAGGACATTCATTACCATTATTTGAATTTGTTTCAAATGAATTAGGATTTAAAATCGGAAGATTTATGGATGGTAAATTCTCATTTATGATCTTTGGACTTCCAGGAGCTGGTCTTGCTATGATTTTAGCAGCTCCAAAAGAAAATAGAAAAGTTGCATTAAGTACAGTTCTTCCTTCTGTTGTTACATGTATCGTAACAGGGGTTACAGAACCTATCGAATTTACTTTCTTATTCTTAGCACCATGATTATTCTGAGGAGTACATGCTGTTTTATGTGCATTCTCATTCATGTTTGCTAACCTTGCTGGTGTGCATGTTCCAATGGCATTCTCAGGAGGATTATTAGACTTAACAATTTACGGAATTATTCCAGTTCAAAAAGGAACACACTTCTGATGATCACTTGTTATTGGACTTGGATACTTCCCAATTTACTTTGGATTATTCTTCTTCTTTATTAAACGTTTCAACCTTGAAACCCCAGGAAGAGGAAACAACACAAAATTATTCACTAAAAAAGATTTCTTAGCTAAAAAAGATGGTCTTTTAGGTGAAGTTGATCCTAAAGCTTTAGCAGTAGTTCAAGCTTACGGAGGACTTTCAAACATTACTGCATTTAACAACTGTGCATCAAGACTTAGATACGACGTTGTTGATGCTTCATTAGTTGATCAAGATGCTCTTAAAGCAGCTGGTGCATCCGGTATTAAAGTTGAAGGACAACACCATGTTCAAGCTATTTTTGGACCTGTTGCTGAACAATTAAATTCAAAAATTAAAGGACAAAGAGAAATCATTGCTAAATGAGAAGCAGAAAATAAAGATAAAGAAGTTGCTTTTGAACAACCTGTTGTTGAACAGCAAGAAGAAGTAGTTTCAGAATCTTCAACAGTAAATGTTGAAATTAAAACTCCTGCAAGAGGAAAATTCTTAAACATCGAAGAAGTTAATGATGGAGTATTTTCTGCAAAAATGATGGGTGATGGTTTTGCTATCGCCTTTGAAGCTGATAAAGTAGGAAATGTTCACTCTCCAGTTGAAGGTGTTGTTGATTTAGTATTTGATACAAAACACGCATATGGAATTACAACAAAAGAAGGTGTAAAAATGTTAATCCACATTGGAATTGACACAGTTACACTTAACGGAGAAGGGTTTGAAGCTTTAGTAAAAGCTGGTGATTCAATTAAAGCTGGTGATTTAATTGCTAAAGTAGACCTTTCATTACTTAAAGAGAAAAATATTCAAAGTGATGTAATTGCTGTAGTTCTTTCAGAATCAACACACACAAATGTTGAATTCGTTGCACAAATTGGTGATGAAATCGCTTTAGATACAGTAGTTGCTAAAGTTCATTAA